From one Peredibacter starrii genomic stretch:
- a CDS encoding sigma-54-dependent Fis family transcriptional regulator, translating to MKTASIQNELATLSTVLLSNLDEVVFFSKLSGFVQDVMNEHKVLGFEVLSDGCTRLVSENGHALSSAKLLNKGQGLSGYVARMKRAYYSNSVKRDPIASTGLRDDAVEAELCMPIMVEGSVIGTINVQSTKKDRNFGEGEIVILNDILAQLQSPIRNMHLYLMAKNLNRELMCKIEAKEKELSNRVEIQVTKGLEDNSQMIGLSKNFLEIVQTAKKVAGQDFPVLLEGNHGVGKKILARKIHTWSGRKGGVVVASCGAFNEVQLDREIFSSKGLMVQANGGTLIIDDIGSTSQYIQTKLLRALVAGEMIAVDTEEKIALNVRLIATSKVSLKDLVEAGSFKEELFYRLNTVALKIPSLKERHDDIKVMAEHFLNSGKAEKKVLTSGAIEKLTSYFWPGNAHELKNIMERTYILTDGQYIEASHLPEFAVEVKVEKVEAPAKYVEFTLFDLEKKHIIDTLDHLGGNKTRAAKALGITVKTLYNKLHSYGLIEAREQ from the coding sequence ATGAAAACAGCTTCAATCCAAAACGAACTTGCTACTCTTTCGACAGTTCTTCTTTCAAACCTAGATGAAGTAGTATTTTTCTCAAAGCTTTCTGGTTTCGTTCAAGACGTAATGAACGAGCACAAAGTTCTTGGTTTCGAAGTTCTTTCAGATGGTTGTACTCGTCTTGTATCAGAAAATGGTCACGCACTTTCTTCTGCAAAACTTTTAAACAAAGGCCAAGGTCTTTCTGGATATGTAGCTCGTATGAAAAGAGCTTACTACTCTAACTCAGTAAAGCGTGATCCTATCGCTTCTACTGGTCTACGTGACGACGCTGTTGAAGCTGAGCTTTGTATGCCAATCATGGTTGAAGGTTCAGTAATCGGTACAATCAACGTTCAATCTACTAAAAAAGATCGTAACTTTGGTGAAGGCGAAATCGTAATCCTTAACGATATCCTTGCTCAACTTCAGTCTCCGATCCGTAACATGCACCTTTACCTTATGGCGAAAAACCTTAACCGTGAGCTAATGTGCAAAATCGAAGCTAAAGAAAAAGAACTTTCTAACCGTGTTGAAATCCAGGTTACAAAAGGTCTTGAAGATAACTCACAAATGATTGGTCTTTCTAAGAACTTCCTTGAAATCGTACAGACTGCTAAGAAAGTAGCTGGTCAGGATTTCCCGGTTCTTCTAGAAGGTAACCACGGTGTTGGTAAGAAGATTCTAGCTCGTAAAATCCACACTTGGTCAGGCCGTAAAGGTGGAGTAGTTGTAGCATCTTGTGGTGCTTTCAATGAAGTACAACTTGACCGTGAGATCTTCTCTTCTAAAGGTCTGATGGTTCAAGCTAACGGTGGTACTCTTATCATCGACGATATCGGTTCAACTTCTCAATATATCCAAACTAAGCTTCTTAGAGCTCTAGTTGCTGGTGAAATGATCGCGGTTGATACTGAAGAAAAAATTGCTCTTAACGTACGTCTTATCGCAACTTCAAAAGTATCTCTAAAAGATCTTGTTGAAGCTGGTTCATTCAAAGAAGAACTTTTCTACAGACTTAACACTGTAGCTCTTAAGATCCCTTCTCTGAAAGAGCGTCACGACGATATCAAAGTCATGGCCGAGCACTTCCTTAACTCTGGTAAAGCTGAGAAGAAAGTTCTAACTTCTGGTGCAATTGAGAAGCTAACTTCTTACTTCTGGCCAGGAAATGCACACGAACTTAAAAACATTATGGAGCGCACTTATATCCTAACTGACGGCCAATACATCGAAGCTTCACACCTTCCTGAGTTCGCTGTAGAAGTAAAAGTTGAGAAAGTTGAAGCTCCTGCTAAATATGTTGAGTTCACTCTGTTTGATCTTGAGAAGAAGCACATCATTGACACTCTTGATCATTTAGGTGGGAATAAAACACGTGCAGCTAAAGCTCTTGGAATTACAGTGAAAACTCTTTACAACAAACTTCACAGCTACGGCCTAATCGAAGCTCGTGAACAATAA
- a CDS encoding TolB family protein, with translation MKLIIALFVVLFQVSVFAQDAVIAVGAAEQDKDKLVIDDPEFNNLTGDQKRLASELTEVLRNDFIFYKHKFNTVDYSDKGKKSYNFPDVEKWKAGGVTYFVATEMGNAGAGVEAKVKVWSVLTNKELLSKSWRVAPSELRSMGHQISDAIYRSITGKASIFNSKIVFVSDRTTKGRDIEKELYIMDFDGRRVDKLTNFNSVVISPAISPDNSKVMFSLIAAKKDLSRNKVRMIKNIDLKMFDLKTKKMTTISERPGINSGAIFSANEGLIYLTLSYSGNADIYEMNTATGAMKKVTSHYGDDVDPSITRDGKMMAFLSNRPGRAHVYTMDPSDTEKSVKRVSFVGQFNAAPRFSPDGKEIAFTSWVDNGFDLYRIGADGNNLVRLTKNFGSNEEPSYSGDGEFIIFTSKRVVNRKAVQDIYIMNREGEILGQLTQDFGRCFSPQWTNL, from the coding sequence ATGAAACTTATTATTGCTCTATTCGTAGTGTTGTTCCAGGTTTCTGTGTTTGCTCAAGATGCAGTGATCGCAGTGGGCGCGGCCGAACAAGATAAGGATAAACTTGTAATTGATGATCCTGAGTTCAATAACCTTACTGGGGATCAGAAGCGTCTTGCTTCAGAGCTTACAGAAGTTCTAAGAAATGACTTCATTTTCTATAAGCATAAATTCAACACAGTTGATTATTCGGACAAAGGGAAGAAGAGCTATAACTTTCCGGACGTAGAAAAGTGGAAGGCCGGTGGTGTGACTTATTTCGTGGCAACGGAAATGGGCAACGCCGGTGCTGGTGTTGAAGCGAAGGTAAAAGTGTGGTCTGTCCTTACTAATAAAGAGCTTCTTTCAAAAAGCTGGAGAGTGGCCCCGAGCGAACTAAGAAGCATGGGTCACCAAATTTCAGACGCCATCTACCGTTCAATCACGGGTAAGGCATCAATCTTTAATTCAAAGATCGTTTTCGTTTCTGACCGTACAACTAAGGGCAGAGACATTGAGAAAGAACTTTATATTATGGACTTCGATGGCCGTCGTGTAGATAAGCTTACGAACTTCAATTCCGTAGTGATATCACCGGCGATTTCTCCGGACAACTCTAAGGTGATGTTCTCTTTAATTGCTGCTAAAAAAGATCTTTCTCGCAACAAAGTTCGCATGATTAAAAACATTGATCTTAAGATGTTTGACCTTAAAACAAAAAAGATGACGACCATCTCTGAGCGCCCAGGAATCAACTCTGGAGCGATTTTCAGTGCTAATGAAGGTCTTATCTACCTAACTCTTTCGTATAGCGGTAATGCTGATATCTACGAAATGAATACTGCAACTGGCGCCATGAAGAAGGTTACTTCTCATTATGGTGATGATGTAGATCCATCTATTACTCGTGATGGTAAGATGATGGCCTTCCTTTCTAATCGTCCTGGCCGCGCTCACGTCTATACCATGGATCCTTCTGATACAGAGAAGAGTGTGAAGCGTGTATCGTTCGTAGGTCAATTCAACGCTGCTCCTCGTTTCTCACCAGATGGTAAAGAGATCGCGTTCACTTCATGGGTGGACAATGGATTTGATCTTTATCGTATTGGGGCCGATGGTAATAACTTAGTTCGTCTAACTAAGAACTTCGGATCAAATGAAGAGCCTAGCTACTCAGGAGATGGAGAGTTCATTATCTTTACATCTAAACGCGTAGTTAACCGCAAGGCCGTCCAAGATATATACATTATGAACAGAGAAGGTGAGATTTTGGGCCAATTAACCCAGGATTTCGGCCGCTGTTTCTCTCCTCAGTGGACTAACCTATAG
- a CDS encoding TonB family protein yields MFSKTDDFNKNFLISLGAHSALFLLCFAGGELISKVWKNGDVEVIRSSVRVDVVGMPKFTVQELKKMQAEPIIEKQPEVAKGVKEETKPETEDVIKKDDLVIQEQDKKKKANFLNMLSDYSSKKVTAKAQKKGAAAATGDKNLDSLIIEGNRLSKGSALVGDYTDEQNSEFSAYVQNLPGIIRPFWKLPSYLMEKDLRCRIKIYLSPAGKLLKLELQESSGTPEFDSRAEKAIRDASFPQPSAEVGARLTNSGIILGFPL; encoded by the coding sequence ATGTTCTCCAAGACTGATGATTTTAATAAAAACTTTCTGATCTCGCTTGGTGCCCACAGCGCCTTGTTCCTGCTTTGTTTTGCAGGTGGCGAGCTCATTTCGAAAGTTTGGAAAAACGGTGATGTTGAAGTCATCCGTTCTTCAGTGCGTGTTGATGTCGTAGGCATGCCAAAATTCACGGTTCAAGAACTGAAGAAGATGCAGGCAGAACCTATTATTGAGAAACAACCTGAAGTTGCTAAAGGTGTTAAAGAAGAAACTAAGCCTGAGACTGAAGATGTGATCAAGAAAGATGATCTGGTGATTCAGGAGCAGGACAAAAAGAAAAAGGCCAACTTCTTAAACATGTTGAGCGATTACTCCAGCAAGAAGGTAACTGCCAAGGCCCAGAAAAAGGGTGCTGCAGCGGCCACTGGTGATAAGAACCTTGATTCTCTTATTATTGAAGGTAACCGTCTTTCAAAAGGTTCAGCACTAGTTGGTGATTACACTGACGAGCAGAACTCAGAGTTTTCGGCCTACGTTCAGAATCTTCCCGGTATCATTCGTCCATTCTGGAAACTACCTAGTTACTTAATGGAAAAAGATCTTCGTTGTCGTATCAAAATTTATCTTTCTCCGGCCGGCAAACTCTTAAAACTCGAACTCCAGGAGTCATCTGGAACTCCCGAGTTTGACAGTCGTGCAGAGAAGGCGATTCGAGACGCTTCATTCCCTCAGCCAAGCGCTGAAGTGGGAGCTCGTTTAACTAATTCAGGAATTATCTTAGGATTCCCTTTATAG
- a CDS encoding biopolymer transporter ExbD: MGMNMGSGKKGPVSDINVTPLVDVMLVLLVIFMVTAPMLFSGIDLKLPKTQKVNNVGLRPELVILSITEAEQFFIGKNSVASKDLVPAILKQLKESKTEVVYLRADYSLRYEKVAKLIANLKKAGVSNIALVTEVEKSKE; the protein is encoded by the coding sequence ATGGGTATGAACATGGGGTCTGGTAAAAAAGGACCTGTTTCAGACATTAACGTTACTCCACTTGTGGACGTGATGCTGGTGCTCCTGGTGATCTTTATGGTCACTGCACCAATGCTCTTCAGCGGAATTGATCTAAAACTTCCTAAGACTCAAAAAGTGAACAACGTGGGTCTTCGTCCGGAGCTTGTGATTCTTTCCATCACTGAGGCCGAGCAATTCTTCATTGGTAAAAACTCAGTTGCTTCAAAAGACCTGGTACCAGCGATTTTGAAACAGCTAAAAGAAAGTAAAACAGAAGTGGTTTATCTCCGTGCTGATTACAGCCTTCGTTATGAAAAAGTTGCAAAGCTTATCGCCAACCTTAAAAAGGCCGGCGTAAGTAACATCGCTCTCGTGACTGAAGTGGAGAAGAGTAAAGAATAA
- a CDS encoding MotA/TolQ/ExbB proton channel family protein, with the protein MHGLNIWQILWDSGLVVKFVLLLLILSSVLSWTIIWQKYKELKAVTEANDKFNDFFKKTNSITEINREANENHDSTMSLMFRRGFDELNKVSEKLSNAGKNNLAQYFADHGFQSLERALKTGYNSANEKMDLRVSTLASIGSITPFIGLFGTVWGIIDAFSGLSQGGGSIEAVAPGIAEALVATAVGLAAAIPAVCFFNLFNNQIARINSQMESFSQDFLNLIERTILIKKD; encoded by the coding sequence ATGCATGGCTTAAACATTTGGCAAATCCTTTGGGACTCTGGCCTTGTCGTTAAATTCGTTCTTCTTCTTCTTATCCTTTCGTCTGTGCTTTCATGGACCATCATCTGGCAGAAGTACAAAGAGCTTAAGGCCGTAACTGAGGCCAATGATAAGTTCAATGACTTCTTCAAGAAGACGAACTCAATCACTGAAATTAATCGTGAAGCGAATGAGAACCATGATTCAACAATGAGTCTTATGTTTCGTCGTGGTTTCGATGAGCTTAATAAAGTAAGCGAAAAATTAAGCAATGCGGGTAAGAACAATCTTGCTCAGTACTTTGCTGATCACGGCTTCCAGTCTCTGGAGCGAGCTCTTAAAACTGGTTACAACTCTGCTAACGAAAAAATGGATCTAAGAGTTTCAACTCTTGCTTCAATCGGTTCAATCACTCCATTCATTGGACTATTTGGAACAGTGTGGGGGATCATCGACGCTTTCTCTGGTCTATCTCAGGGTGGCGGTAGTATTGAAGCGGTTGCTCCTGGTATCGCGGAAGCACTTGTTGCAACAGCTGTAGGTCTTGCTGCCGCTATCCCGGCAGTATGTTTCTTCAACCTATTCAACAATCAAATTGCTCGCATCAATTCTCAGATGGAATCTTTCTCACAAGACTTCCTTAACCTGATTGAGCGTACGATCCTGATTAAGAAGGACTAA
- a CDS encoding glycosyltransferase family protein, with translation MFEGNLLKNVKYYGAYQLLYVVIVIILTSIGAFFHFLLDHEISIVESWLHNNHWEILIFGKLLSLFLLNRWFKVRLYQLKSIRELIRELVRWPEPKAIIISFFMIASYLSLSGVVYTGQNLGYWYYHLASFLGLFLFFGIEFIVIAYLDDVLNQKEQPSLGWLSLIYTVFFSAGFRLSVPDYYELLPYVVLCFSTLMYLSGKSFKSWSNVVCFLVVFVAPMGSLFGMDPVWGDDFSPFTVKTKLNLAFLAAIWMVSFCYYKYRDQIVISTRKLLR, from the coding sequence ATGTTTGAAGGCAATCTCTTAAAGAACGTTAAGTATTACGGGGCCTACCAGCTACTTTATGTGGTGATCGTAATCATTTTGACTTCGATAGGTGCGTTCTTTCACTTCCTCCTTGATCACGAAATCAGCATTGTTGAATCATGGCTTCACAATAACCATTGGGAGATCCTGATTTTCGGGAAGCTTCTCTCACTGTTTCTCTTGAATCGCTGGTTCAAAGTTCGTCTTTATCAATTGAAGTCTATTCGTGAACTCATTCGCGAACTCGTGCGCTGGCCGGAGCCAAAGGCGATCATTATTTCATTTTTTATGATCGCAAGCTATCTCAGTCTTAGTGGGGTGGTGTATACCGGTCAGAATTTAGGTTACTGGTATTACCATTTGGCCTCTTTCCTCGGACTTTTTTTATTCTTTGGTATCGAGTTCATTGTGATCGCTTATTTGGATGATGTTCTCAACCAAAAAGAACAGCCGAGTCTTGGATGGCTGAGTCTCATCTACACAGTGTTTTTCTCTGCTGGATTTCGCCTGAGTGTTCCTGACTATTATGAACTACTACCTTATGTGGTTCTTTGTTTTTCAACTCTTATGTACCTTTCAGGCAAATCTTTTAAGAGTTGGAGCAATGTAGTTTGTTTTCTTGTCGTGTTTGTTGCCCCGATGGGATCTTTGTTTGGAATGGATCCAGTGTGGGGAGATGACTTTTCACCGTTCACTGTAAAAACAAAACTCAACTTGGCTTTTCTAGCCGCAATTTGGATGGTATCTTTTTGTTATTATAAATACCGGGATCAAATTGTAATTTCTACCCGCAAGCTTCTACGTTGA
- a CDS encoding SH3 domain-containing protein codes for MWWILLLPSLLFAETVSTDEKVVGVFYFTPMFGHVHQSSVKTSASLTTIQCSHPVKVIESSKVSAGPEWAYVQVADYRGFVLKRFLAEKRPECFQGKYPKFFDAFNMDLSELYYWGRLNDQYVQGETRVN; via the coding sequence ATGTGGTGGATCCTCTTGCTCCCAAGTTTGCTTTTTGCTGAAACTGTTTCGACCGACGAAAAAGTCGTAGGGGTGTTTTACTTCACTCCCATGTTCGGACATGTTCATCAATCTTCAGTTAAAACTTCGGCGAGCTTAACGACGATCCAGTGTTCTCATCCGGTGAAGGTGATTGAGTCCTCAAAAGTTTCTGCAGGTCCTGAGTGGGCCTATGTACAAGTCGCGGACTACCGCGGGTTTGTGTTGAAGAGATTTCTTGCAGAGAAGAGACCAGAATGTTTTCAGGGCAAGTATCCGAAGTTTTTTGATGCCTTTAATATGGATCTTTCAGAACTCTACTACTGGGGCCGTTTAAACGACCAGTACGTACAAGGGGAAACCCGTGTTAACTAA
- the sppA gene encoding signal peptide peptidase SppA, with protein MSRERSKGIVGIFILVTVLFFVFLIFAFYTVSQLKQTTSMGEGLMDSKSAPIAVIPIENEIMESKKVVEMLFAAEEDKEIKAIILRIDSPGGAVAPTQEIYEEVRRIDKKKPIYASFGTVAASGGYYIGAATRKIWANAGTLTGSIGVIMQMADLSELFAWAKYKQETIKAGRYKDIGNPGRPMTEEERAFLTTLLAGTHKQFMDDISAVRKDRLKKDITELAQGQIFHGYEAKELGLVDEVGSLWQAGRAIHKEMKLEGKFALRYMKPARKKFSLSEFLQDTEDTLSFIKNKVETKTTPAYLFKP; from the coding sequence TTGAGCCGTGAAAGATCCAAAGGGATAGTTGGTATATTTATCCTCGTTACTGTTCTATTTTTTGTGTTCCTCATTTTTGCTTTCTATACAGTTTCGCAACTAAAGCAAACAACTTCGATGGGTGAAGGTCTGATGGATTCAAAGTCAGCACCAATCGCCGTGATTCCAATTGAAAATGAAATCATGGAATCGAAGAAAGTTGTTGAGATGCTATTTGCGGCCGAAGAAGATAAAGAAATCAAAGCGATCATCCTTCGCATTGATTCTCCCGGTGGTGCAGTTGCCCCAACTCAAGAGATCTATGAAGAGGTGAGACGTATCGATAAGAAAAAACCTATCTACGCTTCATTTGGTACAGTTGCCGCTTCTGGTGGTTACTACATCGGTGCAGCTACTCGTAAGATTTGGGCCAATGCAGGAACACTTACTGGTTCAATCGGCGTGATCATGCAGATGGCGGACCTTTCTGAACTATTCGCATGGGCAAAGTATAAGCAAGAAACAATCAAGGCCGGCCGTTATAAAGACATTGGTAACCCTGGTCGTCCGATGACTGAAGAAGAGCGTGCGTTCTTAACAACACTTCTTGCTGGAACTCATAAACAATTCATGGACGATATCTCAGCTGTTCGTAAGGACCGTTTGAAAAAAGATATTACTGAACTTGCTCAAGGTCAGATCTTCCACGGATACGAGGCGAAAGAACTTGGTCTTGTAGATGAAGTGGGAAGCTTATGGCAGGCAGGCCGTGCCATCCATAAAGAAATGAAACTCGAAGGGAAGTTTGCTCTTCGTTATATGAAACCGGCACGTAAAAAGTTTTCTCTCTCTGAATTTTTGCAAGATACTGAAGATACTCTTTCATTTATCAAAAACAAAGTAGAGACGAAGACCACGCCGGCGTACCTCTTTAAACCGTAG
- a CDS encoding phospholipase D-like domain-containing protein, giving the protein MKYWQLLALSFVFTTSAFGSVSAYFNQRTSTRYTDPYRNITRNGDNLEAVILDQIASAQKSIYVAVQEIRLPLIAQALINKKKQGVDVRLVIEDSYNFDVMSQRDTAGDNEHEATRVNDLVAFVDLNRNGRIEKSEQETRDAIYMLRAAQVPLMDDTFDGSRGSGLMHHKFMIVDGKSTVVSTANFTMSCIHGDILAPQSRGNANSMLVVQSAQFAQIFTQEFAQLWGNGRRGNYGQNKAYRPPQTVSVRGVKLTVQFSPTSARFNWEESVNGLIAKVLSRSTQSIKAALFVFSDQKIADVMERRHDAGVNIGVIIQPSFAFREYSELLDLMGIALLNQKCEYEPDNNPWRNPVQEAGYANLPKGDMLHHKFAVVDRRAVIVGSQNWSEAANYINDETLVVVEGVGIAEQYAREYDRIKQSASLGPNSWLLQQVSQKEAACANKGYHF; this is encoded by the coding sequence ATGAAGTACTGGCAATTATTAGCACTAAGCTTCGTTTTCACAACTTCTGCTTTTGGAAGTGTGTCTGCATATTTTAATCAAAGAACAAGCACTCGTTATACAGATCCTTATCGCAACATTACTCGTAATGGTGACAACCTTGAGGCCGTGATCCTTGATCAAATCGCCTCTGCTCAAAAAAGTATCTACGTAGCCGTTCAAGAAATTCGTCTTCCACTAATTGCTCAGGCCCTTATCAATAAAAAGAAACAGGGTGTGGATGTTCGTCTGGTGATTGAAGATAGTTATAACTTCGATGTTATGTCTCAACGTGATACGGCCGGCGATAATGAGCATGAAGCAACTCGTGTAAATGATCTGGTTGCTTTCGTAGACCTTAATCGTAACGGCAGAATTGAAAAGAGCGAACAAGAAACTCGTGATGCTATCTATATGCTTCGTGCTGCCCAAGTGCCTCTCATGGATGATACATTTGATGGATCTCGTGGCTCGGGACTTATGCACCATAAATTCATGATCGTAGACGGAAAATCGACGGTTGTGAGTACGGCCAACTTCACCATGAGCTGTATCCATGGTGATATCCTGGCTCCGCAATCTCGTGGTAACGCCAACTCAATGCTGGTAGTTCAAAGCGCTCAGTTCGCTCAAATCTTTACTCAAGAATTTGCTCAACTATGGGGTAACGGCCGTCGTGGTAACTACGGTCAAAATAAGGCCTACCGTCCACCACAAACTGTTTCAGTTCGTGGAGTTAAGTTAACGGTTCAATTCTCGCCAACTTCGGCAAGATTTAATTGGGAAGAATCGGTGAATGGTCTGATCGCAAAAGTTCTTTCGCGTTCTACTCAATCAATCAAAGCGGCCCTGTTTGTTTTCTCTGATCAAAAGATCGCTGACGTCATGGAAAGAAGACATGATGCTGGCGTGAATATCGGGGTCATCATTCAGCCGTCATTTGCTTTCCGTGAATACTCTGAACTTTTAGATCTTATGGGCATCGCACTTTTAAACCAGAAGTGTGAGTACGAACCAGATAACAATCCTTGGAGAAATCCAGTTCAAGAAGCGGGCTATGCCAACCTTCCAAAAGGTGACATGCTCCATCATAAATTTGCAGTTGTTGACCGTAGGGCCGTAATCGTTGGTTCTCAGAACTGGTCCGAAGCGGCAAACTACATCAATGACGAGACTCTGGTTGTGGTTGAGGGTGTAGGAATTGCTGAGCAGTATGCACGTGAATACGACAGAATTAAGCAGAGTGCTTCACTCGGCCCCAACTCTTGGCTTCTTCAACAGGTGAGCCAGAAAGAGGCCGCTTGTGCTAACAAGGGCTACCATTTCTAG
- the rlmN gene encoding 23S rRNA (adenine(2503)-C(2))-methyltransferase RlmN has product MKPSFFDLTYDELKALLTEKGFSPFGATQIFDWVYKKYVYDPKEWSNVSNKAKDFFAENYDFTLLKVVWHGLSKDGTRKFLVKMTDGQTVETVAIPARDRLTLCVSSQVGCAVGCTFCHTATQGLKRHLKASEVVLQYITIQNWLIQNVSPEEKLTNIVYMGQGEPLHNFENMKKATLIFMSEKGMGLGQRRITLSTSGLVPAIEKLAIDFPPVNIALSLHSARNDVRTELMPINKVYDLERLFKAIKMIPLKAHRRITYEYLLIDGMNDGLEDVEALANLLNSKESKINLIPFNEFPGSKYKRPSEQKIMWFLDQMIKRGFTCTIRTTKGSDILAACGQLKSEFDKLNLWSKDSEPKVIPSIASSVLQNQVRP; this is encoded by the coding sequence ATGAAACCATCATTTTTCGATCTTACTTATGACGAGTTAAAGGCCCTTTTAACAGAGAAGGGATTTAGTCCTTTTGGTGCTACCCAGATTTTTGATTGGGTATACAAGAAGTATGTCTACGATCCGAAAGAATGGTCGAACGTTTCAAATAAGGCCAAAGACTTCTTCGCTGAGAACTATGACTTCACTCTTTTAAAAGTTGTGTGGCATGGTCTTTCAAAAGACGGCACTCGTAAATTTCTGGTGAAAATGACTGATGGTCAGACTGTGGAAACAGTTGCGATTCCGGCCCGTGATCGACTGACACTTTGTGTGTCTTCACAAGTTGGATGTGCGGTTGGTTGTACTTTCTGTCACACGGCCACTCAAGGTCTTAAACGTCACTTAAAAGCAAGTGAAGTTGTTCTTCAATACATCACGATCCAAAACTGGTTGATCCAGAACGTTTCTCCAGAGGAGAAACTTACGAATATCGTTTATATGGGTCAGGGTGAACCTCTTCACAACTTCGAGAACATGAAAAAGGCCACGCTGATTTTCATGAGCGAGAAGGGCATGGGACTTGGCCAGCGTCGTATTACACTTTCAACTTCTGGTCTGGTTCCAGCAATTGAAAAACTTGCCATCGATTTCCCACCAGTAAACATTGCTCTTTCACTTCACTCAGCACGTAACGATGTTCGTACTGAACTAATGCCAATCAATAAAGTGTATGATCTTGAACGTCTCTTCAAAGCGATCAAGATGATTCCTCTTAAAGCTCACCGCCGTATCACTTATGAGTACCTTCTGATTGATGGTATGAATGATGGTCTTGAAGACGTTGAAGCTTTGGCAAATCTTCTTAACTCGAAAGAGTCGAAGATCAATCTTATCCCATTCAATGAATTCCCAGGCTCGAAATACAAGCGTCCTTCAGAGCAGAAGATCATGTGGTTCTTGGATCAGATGATTAAGCGTGGATTTACATGCACCATCCGCACGACGAAGGGTAGTGATATCCTCGCGGCATGCGGACAGCTGAAGAGTGAGTTCGATAAGCTGAACCTTTGGAGCAAAGATTCAGAGCCGAAAGTTATTCCGAGTATTGCCAGTAGCGTACTTCAGAACCAGGTTCGCCCATAG
- a CDS encoding acyl-CoA dehydrogenase family protein: MWFFTPEEKEIQKVCRDFARNELAPFAEKHDNEETFNLKAFKHMGDLGLLGITADPEYGGAGMGAVAATIVMEEFGKACAGSTLSYLAHTILCVNNLSNNGSAEQKAKYLPKLISGEHIGCMGMSEPEFGSDAVGMQTKAVKTGDFYEITGNKMWITNAQYADIVYLYTRTGPGKKDLTTFIVEKGTPGFSVSKEIHKMGMRSSPTGELSFQKCKVPVANRVGNEGDSTIHMMKNLELERITIAGISLGIAQACLDQCVKYAGERKQFGKNLAHFQMIQKMIAEMYSETEAMRRMLYTVCYEYDHGNKSNNLASAVKLQLPKMATKIALDAIQLHGGYGYSREFPVERMMRDNKLNEIGAGTNEVMIMIIAKNLLSEALRG; encoded by the coding sequence ATGTGGTTTTTCACTCCAGAAGAAAAAGAAATTCAAAAAGTTTGTCGCGACTTCGCTCGTAATGAATTAGCTCCATTCGCTGAAAAGCATGACAACGAAGAGACCTTTAATCTAAAGGCCTTCAAACATATGGGAGACCTTGGTCTTCTCGGTATCACGGCCGACCCGGAATACGGTGGAGCTGGCATGGGGGCAGTTGCTGCCACAATCGTTATGGAAGAATTTGGTAAGGCCTGCGCAGGTTCTACCCTGTCTTACCTTGCTCACACGATTCTTTGCGTGAACAATCTGAGCAACAACGGTTCTGCTGAACAAAAAGCAAAGTATCTTCCAAAACTTATTTCTGGTGAGCACATCGGTTGTATGGGAATGAGTGAACCAGAATTCGGTTCAGATGCTGTTGGTATGCAAACAAAAGCAGTAAAGACTGGTGACTTCTACGAAATCACTGGTAACAAAATGTGGATCACAAACGCTCAGTATGCTGACATCGTTTATCTCTATACTCGTACAGGTCCAGGTAAAAAAGATCTTACGACTTTCATCGTTGAGAAAGGCACACCTGGTTTCTCGGTTTCGAAAGAAATTCACAAAATGGGTATGCGCTCTTCTCCAACTGGTGAGCTTTCATTCCAAAAATGTAAAGTACCGGTCGCGAACCGTGTAGGTAACGAAGGTGATTCAACCATTCACATGATGAAGAACCTTGAGCTCGAGCGTATTACAATCGCTGGTATCTCTCTTGGTATCGCGCAAGCTTGTCTTGATCAGTGTGTGAAATATGCTGGCGAGAGAAAACAATTCGGTAAAAACCTTGCTCACTTCCAGATGATCCAAAAAATGATCGCTGAGATGTATTCAGAAACAGAAGCGATGAGACGTATGCTTTACACTGTTTGTTATGAATATGATCACGGTAACAAATCAAATAACCTTGCTTCTGCAGTTAAACTTCAGCTTCCAAAAATGGCGACGAAGATCGCCCTTGATGCCATCCAGCTTCACGGTGGATACGGCTACTCTCGCGAGTTCCCGGTTGAGCGCATGATGAGAGATAACAAGCTGAATGAAATCGGCGCAGGAACAAACGAAGTGATGATTATGATCATCGCGAAGAACCTTCTTTCAGAAGCGCTAAGAGGATAA